A genomic segment from Corythoichthys intestinalis isolate RoL2023-P3 chromosome 2, ASM3026506v1, whole genome shotgun sequence encodes:
- the LOC130906510 gene encoding sodium-driven chloride bicarbonate exchanger-like isoform X1 — protein sequence MDITDQGAQMEPLLPAEQSTQENKNVRTDEEAVVDRGGTRSMLNTNFEKEELEGHRTLYIGVHVPLGRRSHRRHRHHGHRHRKRSKERDSTADDGRESPSHTNTPAQRVQFLLGTEDGDEEHIPHALFTELDEICLREGEDAEWKETARWLKFEEDVEDGGERWSKPYVATLSLHSLFELRSCIMNGTVMLDMRANSLEEISDMVLDQHEVSGPLGQDARRRIREALLKQHHHQNHKKLANRIPIVRSFADIGKKQSEPHSMDKNGQTVSSQAQSATTEAKQDVSRENSAVDFSKIDLHFMKKIPPGAEASNILVGELEFLERPVVAFVRLAPAVLLSGLAEVPITTRFLFILLGPLGKGPQYHEIGRSIATLMTDEVFHDVAYKAKDRNDLVAGIDEFLDQVTVLPPGEWDPSIRIEPPKNVPSQEKRKIPPLPNGVTDLVETGEHGGHGGPELQRTGKLFGGFILDIKRKAPHYLSDYTDAISLQCLASFLFLYCACMSPVITFGGLLGEATEGRVSAIESLFGASMTGIAYSLFAGQPLTILGSTGPVLVFEKILFKFCKEYGLSYLSLRACIGLWTSFFCLLLVATDASSLVCYITRFTEEAFAALICIIFIYEALEKLVHLGVHYPINKNNNLQKLTQYSCICMEPRNPSNGTLLFWEERNITVSEVNWTMLEVKECEELHGEFKGSACGPHGPYIPDVLFWCVVLFFSTVFMSAFLKEFKTRRYFPTKVRAIISDFAVFITILTMVLVDYALGIPSPKLQVPNKFKPTRDDRGWVINPVGPNPWWTTIITFIPALLCTILIFMDQQITAVIINRKEHKLKKGCGYHLDLFVVGVMLGLCSVMGLPWFVAATVLSISHVNSLKLESECSAPGEQPKFLGIREQRFTGLMIFTLMGCSVFMTSVLKFIPMPVLYGVFLYMGASSLRGIQFFDRLKLFGMPAKHQPDFIYLRHVPLRKVHLFTIVQLSCLVLLWVIKTSKAAIVFPMMVLALVFIRKLLDLIFTKRELSWLDDLIPEWKKKKLEDAAQEEDHSIIAEEEGIVQVPLEEHYKSDPATVNITDEMSKGSFGNVWKSVNPGEKDTTTKSLPKSVEKRHKRRRHNKSLDRETSL from the exons AGGACAGATGAGGAGGCAGTCGTGGACCGCGGCGGAACCCGATCCATGCTGAACACCAACTTTGAGAAGGAAGAACTAGAAG GTCATCGTACTCTCTACATTGGGGTACATGTTCCTCTGGGTCGAAGATCACATCGCCGCCACCGCCACCATGGTCACAGACATAGGAAGCGGTCCAAAGAGAGGGACTCCACAGCAGATGATGGACGGGAATCCCCATCACACA CAAACACACCAGCTCAGAGGGTGCAGTTTCTGTTGGGAACAGAGGATGGCGATGAGGAGCACATCCCACATGCCTTGTTCACAGAGCTAGATGAAATCTGCCTCAGGGAAGGCGAAGATGCCGAATGGAAGGAGACAGCCAG gTGGCTAAAGTTTGAGGAGGACGTTGAGGATGGCGGCGAGCGATGGAGTAAGCCCTACGTGGCCACATTGTCTTTACATAGTCTGTTTGAGCTCCGCAGCTGCATAATGAATGGCACTGTGATGCTGGACATGAGAGCAAATTCACTGGAGGAGATTTCag ATATGGTCCTGGATCAGCATGAGGTGTCCGGCCCCTTGGGTCAGGATGCCAGGAGGAGGATCCGTgaggccctgctcaaacagcatCACCACCAAAACCACAAGAAGCTTGCCAATCGCATTCCAATTGTTCGATCATTTGCTGACATCGGGAAAAAGCAATCAGAGCCGCATTCCATGGATAAGAATG GCCAAACAGTTTCATCCCAGGCACAGTCAGCCACCACTGAGGCCAAACAGGATGTCAGCAGAGAAAACAGTGCTGTCGACTTTAGCAAG ATTGATCTTCACTTTATGAAAAAGATTCCGCCTGGAGCTGAGGCCTCCAATATCCTGGTTGGAGAGTTGGAGTTTCTGGAGCGTCCTGTGGTGGCCTTCGTCCGCCTGGCACCTGCTGTGCTTCTGAGTGGTCTGGCTGAGGTTCCCATAACCACCAG GTTTCTCTTCATTCTGCTTGGGCCTCTAGGGAAAGGTCCACAGTACCATGAAATTGGACGTTCTATTGCAACCCTGATGACTGATGAG GTTTTCCATGATGTGGCATATAAAGCCAAAGACAGAAATGACCTCGTGGCTGGTATCGATGAGTTCTTGGACCAAGTTACAGTGTTACCCCCTGGAGAATGGGATCCCTCCATCAGAATAGAACCCCCTAAAAATGTGCCCTCTCAG GAAAAGCGGAAGATTCCTCCTCTTCCAAATGGAGTTACAGATCTTGTTGAGACAGGGGAACATGGAGGCCATGGTGGCCCTGAGCTTCAACGGACTGGAAA GCTGTTTGGCGGTTTCATCTTAGACATCAAGAGAAAGGCCCCTCACTATCTTTCTGATTACACCGATGCCATTAGCCTCCAGTGTCTGGCCTCCTTCCTCTTCCTTTACTGTGCTTGCATGTCACCTGTGATCACCTTTGGAGGTCTTTTGGGTGAGGCTACTGAAGGGCGTGTG AGTGCTATCGAGTCCTTGTTTGGGGCTTCCATGACTGGAATTGCGTACTCGCTTTTTGCTGGGCAGCCACTTACAATTCTTGGCAGCACCGGTCCTGTTCTTGTGTTTGAGAAGATCCTGTTCAAGTTCTGCAA AGAGTATGGCCTCTCCTACCTCTCCCTGAGGGCCTGCATAGGCCTTTGGACGTCATTTTTCTGTCTCCTGCTTGTGGCCACAGACGCTAGCTCGCTGGTTTGTTATATCACTCGGTTCACAGAGGAAGCCTTTGCTGCCCTTATCTGCATCATCTTCATCTACGAGGCCCTGGAGAAACTAGTTCACTTGGGCGTGCACTACCCCatcaataaaaacaacaacctgcAGAAACTAACACAGTATTC GTGCATTTGTATGGAGCCCAGGAATCCTAGCAATGGGACTCTACTTTTCTGGGAGGAGAGGAACATCACAGTCTCTGAGGTCAACTGGACGATGTTGGAAGTAAAG GAGTGCGAAGAGCTCCACGGAGAGTTCAAGGGCAGCGCCTGTGGCCCCCACGGCCCTTACATTCCTGATGTCCTATTCTGGTGTGTGGTCCTCTTCTTCTCTACCGTCTTTATGTCTGCATTCCTCAAAGAGTTCAAGACAAGGCGTTACTTTCCTACCAAG gTGCGGGCCATCATAAGTGATTTCGCAGTCTTCATTACCATCCTCACTATGGTTCTTGTTGACTACGCTCTGGGTATCCCTTCACCAAAGTTACAGGTTCCCAACAAGTTTAAA CCAACCAGAGATGATCGTGGCTGGGTCATTAACCCCGTAGGCCCCAACCCATGGTGGACCACCATCATCACCTTTATTCCTGCTCTGTTGTGCACAATCCTCATCTTTATGGACCAACAGATCACAGCTGTTATTATCAACAGGAAGGAACACAAACTGAAG AAAGGCTGTGGCTACCATCTAGACTTGTTTGTGGTTGGGGTGATGCTGGGCCTGTGCTCTGTGATGGGCCTGCCATGGTTCGTGGCTGCCACTGTGCTTTCTATCTCTCACGTAAACAGCCTGAAGTTGGAGTCCGAATGCTCTGCACCTGGAGAGCAGCCTAAATTCCTTGGCATCCGAGAGCAGCGCTTTACTGGGCTCATGATCTTCACCCTAATGGGTTGCTCAGTCTTTATGACCTCTGTGTTGAAG TTTATCCCCATGCCTGTCTTGTATGGAGTTTTTCTCTATATGGGGGCATCCTCACTAAGAGGCATCCAG TTCTTTGACCGTCTAAAGTTGTTTGGGATGCCAGCCAAACACCAGCCTGACTTCATTTACCTCCGCCACGTTCCTCTGAGGAAAGTGCACCTCTTCACCATCGTCCAACTCAGCTGTTTGGTGCTGCTGTGGGTTATAAAGACCTCCAAGGCTGCCATAGTTTTCCCAATGATG GTCTTGGCACTCGTCTTCATCCGTAAGCTCCTAGACTTAATCTTCACTAAGAGAGAACTGAGCTGGTTGGATGACTTGATCCCTGAGTGGAAGAAGAAGAAGCTAGAAGATGCTGCACAAGAG GAGGACCACAGTATTATTGCAGAGGAAGAAGGCATTGTGCAGGTGCCACTTGAGGAACATTACAA GAGCGACCCAGCTACAGTGAACATCACTGATGAGATGTCAAAAGGCTCATTTGGCAATGTTTGGAAGAGTGTGAACCCTGGGGAAAAGGATACGACCACTAAAAG TTTGCCCAAGAGTGTTGAGAAGCGCCACAAGCGTCGGCGGCACAACAAGAGCTTGGACCGGGAGACAAGTTTGTGA
- the LOC130906510 gene encoding sodium-driven chloride bicarbonate exchanger-like isoform X3, with translation MDITDQGAQMEPLLPAEQSTQENKNVRTDEEAVVDRGGTRSMLNTNFEKEELEGHRTLYIGVHVPLGRRSHRRHRHHGHRHRKRSKERDSTADDGRESPSHTNTPAQRVQFLLGTEDGDEEHIPHALFTELDEICLREGEDAEWKETARWLKFEEDVEDGGERWSKPYVATLSLHSLFELRSCIMNGTVMLDMRANSLEEISDMVLDQHEVSGPLGQDARRRIREALLKQHHHQNHKKLANRIPIVRSFADIGKKQSEPHSMDKNGQTVSSQAQSATTEAKQDVSRENSAVDFSKIDLHFMKKIPPGAEASNILVGELEFLERPVVAFVRLAPAVLLSGLAEVPITTRFLFILLGPLGKGPQYHEIGRSIATLMTDEVFHDVAYKAKDRNDLVAGIDEFLDQVTVLPPGEWDPSIRIEPPKNVPSQEKRKIPPLPNGVTDLVETGEHGGHGGPELQRTGKLFGGFILDIKRKAPHYLSDYTDAISLQCLASFLFLYCACMSPVITFGGLLGEATEGRVSAIESLFGASMTGIAYSLFAGQPLTILGSTGPVLVFEKILFKFCKEYGLSYLSLRACIGLWTSFFCLLLVATDASSLVCYITRFTEEAFAALICIIFIYEALEKLVHLGVHYPINKNNNLQKLTQYSCICMEPRNPSNGTLLFWEERNITVSEVNWTMLEVKECEELHGEFKGSACGPHGPYIPDVLFWCVVLFFSTVFMSAFLKEFKTRRYFPTKVRAIISDFAVFITILTMVLVDYALGIPSPKLQVPNKFKPTRDDRGWVINPVGPNPWWTTIITFIPALLCTILIFMDQQITAVIINRKEHKLKKGCGYHLDLFVVGVMLGLCSVMGLPWFVAATVLSISHVNSLKLESECSAPGEQPKFLGIREQRFTGLMIFTLMGCSVFMTSVLKFIPMPVLYGVFLYMGASSLRGIQFFDRLKLFGMPAKHQPDFIYLRHVPLRKVHLFTIVQLSCLVLLWVIKTSKAAIVFPMMVLALVFIRKLLDLIFTKRELSWLDDLIPEWKKKKLEDAAQEEDHSIIAEEEGIVQVPLEEHYKSDPATVNITDEMSKGSFGNVWKSVNPGEKDTTTKSSPS, from the exons AGGACAGATGAGGAGGCAGTCGTGGACCGCGGCGGAACCCGATCCATGCTGAACACCAACTTTGAGAAGGAAGAACTAGAAG GTCATCGTACTCTCTACATTGGGGTACATGTTCCTCTGGGTCGAAGATCACATCGCCGCCACCGCCACCATGGTCACAGACATAGGAAGCGGTCCAAAGAGAGGGACTCCACAGCAGATGATGGACGGGAATCCCCATCACACA CAAACACACCAGCTCAGAGGGTGCAGTTTCTGTTGGGAACAGAGGATGGCGATGAGGAGCACATCCCACATGCCTTGTTCACAGAGCTAGATGAAATCTGCCTCAGGGAAGGCGAAGATGCCGAATGGAAGGAGACAGCCAG gTGGCTAAAGTTTGAGGAGGACGTTGAGGATGGCGGCGAGCGATGGAGTAAGCCCTACGTGGCCACATTGTCTTTACATAGTCTGTTTGAGCTCCGCAGCTGCATAATGAATGGCACTGTGATGCTGGACATGAGAGCAAATTCACTGGAGGAGATTTCag ATATGGTCCTGGATCAGCATGAGGTGTCCGGCCCCTTGGGTCAGGATGCCAGGAGGAGGATCCGTgaggccctgctcaaacagcatCACCACCAAAACCACAAGAAGCTTGCCAATCGCATTCCAATTGTTCGATCATTTGCTGACATCGGGAAAAAGCAATCAGAGCCGCATTCCATGGATAAGAATG GCCAAACAGTTTCATCCCAGGCACAGTCAGCCACCACTGAGGCCAAACAGGATGTCAGCAGAGAAAACAGTGCTGTCGACTTTAGCAAG ATTGATCTTCACTTTATGAAAAAGATTCCGCCTGGAGCTGAGGCCTCCAATATCCTGGTTGGAGAGTTGGAGTTTCTGGAGCGTCCTGTGGTGGCCTTCGTCCGCCTGGCACCTGCTGTGCTTCTGAGTGGTCTGGCTGAGGTTCCCATAACCACCAG GTTTCTCTTCATTCTGCTTGGGCCTCTAGGGAAAGGTCCACAGTACCATGAAATTGGACGTTCTATTGCAACCCTGATGACTGATGAG GTTTTCCATGATGTGGCATATAAAGCCAAAGACAGAAATGACCTCGTGGCTGGTATCGATGAGTTCTTGGACCAAGTTACAGTGTTACCCCCTGGAGAATGGGATCCCTCCATCAGAATAGAACCCCCTAAAAATGTGCCCTCTCAG GAAAAGCGGAAGATTCCTCCTCTTCCAAATGGAGTTACAGATCTTGTTGAGACAGGGGAACATGGAGGCCATGGTGGCCCTGAGCTTCAACGGACTGGAAA GCTGTTTGGCGGTTTCATCTTAGACATCAAGAGAAAGGCCCCTCACTATCTTTCTGATTACACCGATGCCATTAGCCTCCAGTGTCTGGCCTCCTTCCTCTTCCTTTACTGTGCTTGCATGTCACCTGTGATCACCTTTGGAGGTCTTTTGGGTGAGGCTACTGAAGGGCGTGTG AGTGCTATCGAGTCCTTGTTTGGGGCTTCCATGACTGGAATTGCGTACTCGCTTTTTGCTGGGCAGCCACTTACAATTCTTGGCAGCACCGGTCCTGTTCTTGTGTTTGAGAAGATCCTGTTCAAGTTCTGCAA AGAGTATGGCCTCTCCTACCTCTCCCTGAGGGCCTGCATAGGCCTTTGGACGTCATTTTTCTGTCTCCTGCTTGTGGCCACAGACGCTAGCTCGCTGGTTTGTTATATCACTCGGTTCACAGAGGAAGCCTTTGCTGCCCTTATCTGCATCATCTTCATCTACGAGGCCCTGGAGAAACTAGTTCACTTGGGCGTGCACTACCCCatcaataaaaacaacaacctgcAGAAACTAACACAGTATTC GTGCATTTGTATGGAGCCCAGGAATCCTAGCAATGGGACTCTACTTTTCTGGGAGGAGAGGAACATCACAGTCTCTGAGGTCAACTGGACGATGTTGGAAGTAAAG GAGTGCGAAGAGCTCCACGGAGAGTTCAAGGGCAGCGCCTGTGGCCCCCACGGCCCTTACATTCCTGATGTCCTATTCTGGTGTGTGGTCCTCTTCTTCTCTACCGTCTTTATGTCTGCATTCCTCAAAGAGTTCAAGACAAGGCGTTACTTTCCTACCAAG gTGCGGGCCATCATAAGTGATTTCGCAGTCTTCATTACCATCCTCACTATGGTTCTTGTTGACTACGCTCTGGGTATCCCTTCACCAAAGTTACAGGTTCCCAACAAGTTTAAA CCAACCAGAGATGATCGTGGCTGGGTCATTAACCCCGTAGGCCCCAACCCATGGTGGACCACCATCATCACCTTTATTCCTGCTCTGTTGTGCACAATCCTCATCTTTATGGACCAACAGATCACAGCTGTTATTATCAACAGGAAGGAACACAAACTGAAG AAAGGCTGTGGCTACCATCTAGACTTGTTTGTGGTTGGGGTGATGCTGGGCCTGTGCTCTGTGATGGGCCTGCCATGGTTCGTGGCTGCCACTGTGCTTTCTATCTCTCACGTAAACAGCCTGAAGTTGGAGTCCGAATGCTCTGCACCTGGAGAGCAGCCTAAATTCCTTGGCATCCGAGAGCAGCGCTTTACTGGGCTCATGATCTTCACCCTAATGGGTTGCTCAGTCTTTATGACCTCTGTGTTGAAG TTTATCCCCATGCCTGTCTTGTATGGAGTTTTTCTCTATATGGGGGCATCCTCACTAAGAGGCATCCAG TTCTTTGACCGTCTAAAGTTGTTTGGGATGCCAGCCAAACACCAGCCTGACTTCATTTACCTCCGCCACGTTCCTCTGAGGAAAGTGCACCTCTTCACCATCGTCCAACTCAGCTGTTTGGTGCTGCTGTGGGTTATAAAGACCTCCAAGGCTGCCATAGTTTTCCCAATGATG GTCTTGGCACTCGTCTTCATCCGTAAGCTCCTAGACTTAATCTTCACTAAGAGAGAACTGAGCTGGTTGGATGACTTGATCCCTGAGTGGAAGAAGAAGAAGCTAGAAGATGCTGCACAAGAG GAGGACCACAGTATTATTGCAGAGGAAGAAGGCATTGTGCAGGTGCCACTTGAGGAACATTACAA GAGCGACCCAGCTACAGTGAACATCACTGATGAGATGTCAAAAGGCTCATTTGGCAATGTTTGGAAGAGTGTGAACCCTGGGGAAAAGGATACGACCACTAAAAG CTCCCCTTCCTAA
- the LOC130906510 gene encoding sodium-driven chloride bicarbonate exchanger-like isoform X2: MLSVDYSKGFIYQRTDEEAVVDRGGTRSMLNTNFEKEELEGHRTLYIGVHVPLGRRSHRRHRHHGHRHRKRSKERDSTADDGRESPSHTNTPAQRVQFLLGTEDGDEEHIPHALFTELDEICLREGEDAEWKETARWLKFEEDVEDGGERWSKPYVATLSLHSLFELRSCIMNGTVMLDMRANSLEEISDMVLDQHEVSGPLGQDARRRIREALLKQHHHQNHKKLANRIPIVRSFADIGKKQSEPHSMDKNGQTVSSQAQSATTEAKQDVSRENSAVDFSKIDLHFMKKIPPGAEASNILVGELEFLERPVVAFVRLAPAVLLSGLAEVPITTRFLFILLGPLGKGPQYHEIGRSIATLMTDEVFHDVAYKAKDRNDLVAGIDEFLDQVTVLPPGEWDPSIRIEPPKNVPSQEKRKIPPLPNGVTDLVETGEHGGHGGPELQRTGKLFGGFILDIKRKAPHYLSDYTDAISLQCLASFLFLYCACMSPVITFGGLLGEATEGRVSAIESLFGASMTGIAYSLFAGQPLTILGSTGPVLVFEKILFKFCKEYGLSYLSLRACIGLWTSFFCLLLVATDASSLVCYITRFTEEAFAALICIIFIYEALEKLVHLGVHYPINKNNNLQKLTQYSCICMEPRNPSNGTLLFWEERNITVSEVNWTMLEVKECEELHGEFKGSACGPHGPYIPDVLFWCVVLFFSTVFMSAFLKEFKTRRYFPTKVRAIISDFAVFITILTMVLVDYALGIPSPKLQVPNKFKPTRDDRGWVINPVGPNPWWTTIITFIPALLCTILIFMDQQITAVIINRKEHKLKKGCGYHLDLFVVGVMLGLCSVMGLPWFVAATVLSISHVNSLKLESECSAPGEQPKFLGIREQRFTGLMIFTLMGCSVFMTSVLKFIPMPVLYGVFLYMGASSLRGIQFFDRLKLFGMPAKHQPDFIYLRHVPLRKVHLFTIVQLSCLVLLWVIKTSKAAIVFPMMVLALVFIRKLLDLIFTKRELSWLDDLIPEWKKKKLEDAAQEEDHSIIAEEEGIVQVPLEEHYKSDPATVNITDEMSKGSFGNVWKSVNPGEKDTTTKSLPKSVEKRHKRRRHNKSLDRETSL, encoded by the exons AGGACAGATGAGGAGGCAGTCGTGGACCGCGGCGGAACCCGATCCATGCTGAACACCAACTTTGAGAAGGAAGAACTAGAAG GTCATCGTACTCTCTACATTGGGGTACATGTTCCTCTGGGTCGAAGATCACATCGCCGCCACCGCCACCATGGTCACAGACATAGGAAGCGGTCCAAAGAGAGGGACTCCACAGCAGATGATGGACGGGAATCCCCATCACACA CAAACACACCAGCTCAGAGGGTGCAGTTTCTGTTGGGAACAGAGGATGGCGATGAGGAGCACATCCCACATGCCTTGTTCACAGAGCTAGATGAAATCTGCCTCAGGGAAGGCGAAGATGCCGAATGGAAGGAGACAGCCAG gTGGCTAAAGTTTGAGGAGGACGTTGAGGATGGCGGCGAGCGATGGAGTAAGCCCTACGTGGCCACATTGTCTTTACATAGTCTGTTTGAGCTCCGCAGCTGCATAATGAATGGCACTGTGATGCTGGACATGAGAGCAAATTCACTGGAGGAGATTTCag ATATGGTCCTGGATCAGCATGAGGTGTCCGGCCCCTTGGGTCAGGATGCCAGGAGGAGGATCCGTgaggccctgctcaaacagcatCACCACCAAAACCACAAGAAGCTTGCCAATCGCATTCCAATTGTTCGATCATTTGCTGACATCGGGAAAAAGCAATCAGAGCCGCATTCCATGGATAAGAATG GCCAAACAGTTTCATCCCAGGCACAGTCAGCCACCACTGAGGCCAAACAGGATGTCAGCAGAGAAAACAGTGCTGTCGACTTTAGCAAG ATTGATCTTCACTTTATGAAAAAGATTCCGCCTGGAGCTGAGGCCTCCAATATCCTGGTTGGAGAGTTGGAGTTTCTGGAGCGTCCTGTGGTGGCCTTCGTCCGCCTGGCACCTGCTGTGCTTCTGAGTGGTCTGGCTGAGGTTCCCATAACCACCAG GTTTCTCTTCATTCTGCTTGGGCCTCTAGGGAAAGGTCCACAGTACCATGAAATTGGACGTTCTATTGCAACCCTGATGACTGATGAG GTTTTCCATGATGTGGCATATAAAGCCAAAGACAGAAATGACCTCGTGGCTGGTATCGATGAGTTCTTGGACCAAGTTACAGTGTTACCCCCTGGAGAATGGGATCCCTCCATCAGAATAGAACCCCCTAAAAATGTGCCCTCTCAG GAAAAGCGGAAGATTCCTCCTCTTCCAAATGGAGTTACAGATCTTGTTGAGACAGGGGAACATGGAGGCCATGGTGGCCCTGAGCTTCAACGGACTGGAAA GCTGTTTGGCGGTTTCATCTTAGACATCAAGAGAAAGGCCCCTCACTATCTTTCTGATTACACCGATGCCATTAGCCTCCAGTGTCTGGCCTCCTTCCTCTTCCTTTACTGTGCTTGCATGTCACCTGTGATCACCTTTGGAGGTCTTTTGGGTGAGGCTACTGAAGGGCGTGTG AGTGCTATCGAGTCCTTGTTTGGGGCTTCCATGACTGGAATTGCGTACTCGCTTTTTGCTGGGCAGCCACTTACAATTCTTGGCAGCACCGGTCCTGTTCTTGTGTTTGAGAAGATCCTGTTCAAGTTCTGCAA AGAGTATGGCCTCTCCTACCTCTCCCTGAGGGCCTGCATAGGCCTTTGGACGTCATTTTTCTGTCTCCTGCTTGTGGCCACAGACGCTAGCTCGCTGGTTTGTTATATCACTCGGTTCACAGAGGAAGCCTTTGCTGCCCTTATCTGCATCATCTTCATCTACGAGGCCCTGGAGAAACTAGTTCACTTGGGCGTGCACTACCCCatcaataaaaacaacaacctgcAGAAACTAACACAGTATTC GTGCATTTGTATGGAGCCCAGGAATCCTAGCAATGGGACTCTACTTTTCTGGGAGGAGAGGAACATCACAGTCTCTGAGGTCAACTGGACGATGTTGGAAGTAAAG GAGTGCGAAGAGCTCCACGGAGAGTTCAAGGGCAGCGCCTGTGGCCCCCACGGCCCTTACATTCCTGATGTCCTATTCTGGTGTGTGGTCCTCTTCTTCTCTACCGTCTTTATGTCTGCATTCCTCAAAGAGTTCAAGACAAGGCGTTACTTTCCTACCAAG gTGCGGGCCATCATAAGTGATTTCGCAGTCTTCATTACCATCCTCACTATGGTTCTTGTTGACTACGCTCTGGGTATCCCTTCACCAAAGTTACAGGTTCCCAACAAGTTTAAA CCAACCAGAGATGATCGTGGCTGGGTCATTAACCCCGTAGGCCCCAACCCATGGTGGACCACCATCATCACCTTTATTCCTGCTCTGTTGTGCACAATCCTCATCTTTATGGACCAACAGATCACAGCTGTTATTATCAACAGGAAGGAACACAAACTGAAG AAAGGCTGTGGCTACCATCTAGACTTGTTTGTGGTTGGGGTGATGCTGGGCCTGTGCTCTGTGATGGGCCTGCCATGGTTCGTGGCTGCCACTGTGCTTTCTATCTCTCACGTAAACAGCCTGAAGTTGGAGTCCGAATGCTCTGCACCTGGAGAGCAGCCTAAATTCCTTGGCATCCGAGAGCAGCGCTTTACTGGGCTCATGATCTTCACCCTAATGGGTTGCTCAGTCTTTATGACCTCTGTGTTGAAG TTTATCCCCATGCCTGTCTTGTATGGAGTTTTTCTCTATATGGGGGCATCCTCACTAAGAGGCATCCAG TTCTTTGACCGTCTAAAGTTGTTTGGGATGCCAGCCAAACACCAGCCTGACTTCATTTACCTCCGCCACGTTCCTCTGAGGAAAGTGCACCTCTTCACCATCGTCCAACTCAGCTGTTTGGTGCTGCTGTGGGTTATAAAGACCTCCAAGGCTGCCATAGTTTTCCCAATGATG GTCTTGGCACTCGTCTTCATCCGTAAGCTCCTAGACTTAATCTTCACTAAGAGAGAACTGAGCTGGTTGGATGACTTGATCCCTGAGTGGAAGAAGAAGAAGCTAGAAGATGCTGCACAAGAG GAGGACCACAGTATTATTGCAGAGGAAGAAGGCATTGTGCAGGTGCCACTTGAGGAACATTACAA GAGCGACCCAGCTACAGTGAACATCACTGATGAGATGTCAAAAGGCTCATTTGGCAATGTTTGGAAGAGTGTGAACCCTGGGGAAAAGGATACGACCACTAAAAG TTTGCCCAAGAGTGTTGAGAAGCGCCACAAGCGTCGGCGGCACAACAAGAGCTTGGACCGGGAGACAAGTTTGTGA